Proteins from a genomic interval of Sparus aurata chromosome 21, fSpaAur1.1, whole genome shotgun sequence:
- the lrrc8da gene encoding volume-regulated anion channel subunit LRRC8D isoform X3, with protein sequence MFTLTEVASLNDIQPTYRILKPWWDVFMDYLGLVMLMLAIFAMTMQITKDQVACLPCLEDTDEASGTTSHPFTQQTTQAAAAATGAPAASSTPLVTKDLPDEVVTEITHQHTSVVAEKYANQPQPTGVRTNLDYQQYIFINQICYHVALPWYSKYFPYLTLIHTLVLMVSSNFWFKYPKTSSKIEHFVSILGRCFESPWTTKALSETACEDSEENKQRLTGTSSAPKQVSLEGKDEGANANSSTPMLGVKFSADKPITEVPSSMTILDKKDGEQAKALFEKVRKFRAHVEDSDFIYKLYVAQTIVKTVKFILILSYTSTFLAKINFKHSCEPDIKQLTGYRTFFCTHNMAFMLNKLLISYMALILIYGMACLYSLFWVFRRPLKEYSFEKVREESSFSDIPDVKNDFAFLLHMVDQYDQLYSKRFGVFLSEVSENKLREISLNHEWTFEKLRQLVTRNAQDQQELHLFMLSGLPNAVFDLTDLEVLKLELIPEVRFSAKVSQMTSLQELHLCHCPAKVEQTGFAFLRDHLRCLHVKFTDVAEIPTWVYLLRSLRELNLIGNLSSENNKMIGLESMRDLRHLKTLCLKSNLTKMPTNITELSPHLIKLVVHNDGTKLLVLNSLKKMINLIELELYSCELERIPHAIFSLTNLQELDLKSNNIRTIEEIISFQHLKRLTCLKLWHNKIITIPSSIGQVKSLESLHLSHNKLESLPPALFTLPKLRHLDVGHNSISVLPPDVGLLHNLQHLAINSNKLEVLPKPLFRCTKLKVLCLGNNALTALPETVGQLVQLTQLELKGNCLDRVPVQLGNCRMLRRTGLVVEDHLFDALPVEIKESISQESNAPFTSGL encoded by the coding sequence ATGTTCACACTCACGGAGGTTGCGTCGTTGAACGACATCCAGCCGACGTACCGCATCCTAAAGCCATGGTGGGACGTCTTCATGGACTACCTGGGGCTGGTCATGCTCATGCTGGCCATATTTGCCATGACCATGCAGATCACAAAGGACCAGGTGGCCTGCCTTCCATGTCTGGAGGACACAGATGAGGCCTCGGGAACCACGTCTCACCCGTTCACGCAGCAGACaacacaggcagcagcagcagccaccggGGCCCCTGCGGCGTCCTCCACCCCCCTGGTTACTAAGGACTTACCGGATGAAGTTGTGACAGAGatcacacaccaacacacatctGTGGTGGCAGAGAAATACGCCAATCAACCTCAACCAACAGGGGTCAGGACCAACCTGGACTATCAGCAGTATATCTTCATCAACCAAATATGTTACCATGTTGCCTTGCCCTGGTATTCCAAGTACTTCCCATACCTCACCCTCATCCACACTCTCGTTCTCATGGTCAGTAGCAATTTCTGGTTCAAATACCCCAAAACGAGCTCAAAGATTGAGCATTTCGTCTCTATCCTTGGTAGATGCTTTGAGTCTCCCTGGACTACGAAGGCTTTGTCTGAAACCGCTTGTGAGGACTCGGAAGAGAATAAACAGAGGTTGACTGGCACCTCCTCGGCACCAAAGCAGGTATCTCTAGAGGGGAAAGATGAAGGCGCAAATGCCAATTCATCCACACCCATGCTTGGGGTGAAGTTCTCTGCAGACAAGCCCATCACAGAGGTCCCAAGTAGCATGACAATCCTTGACAAAAAAGACGGGGAGCAGGCCAAAGCCTTGTTTGAGAAAGTAAGGAAATTCCGAGCCCATGTGGAGGACAGTGATTTCATCTACAAGCTCTATGTAGCGCAGACCATAGTCAAAACTGTCaagtttattttgattttgtcCTACACTTCCACTTTTTTGGCAAAAATAAATTTTAAGCACAGTTGTGAGCCTGATATTAAACAGTTAACAGGATACAGAACGTTCTTCTGTACGCACAACATGGCATTCATGCTAAACAAGCTGCTCATTAGCTACAtggctttgattttgatttaCGGGATGGCGTGCTTGTACTCTCTCTTCTGGGTGTTTCGACGTCCACTGAAAGAGTACTCATTTGAGAAGGTCCGGGAAGAGAGCAGCTTTAGTGACATTCCTGATGTCAAAAATGACTTTGCATTCCTTTTACACATGGTTGACCAATATGACCAACTCTACTCCAAACGCTTTGGTGTCTTCTTGTCCGAGGTCAGTGAAAACAAGCTGAGGGAGATCAGCCTCAATCACGAGTGGACCTTTGAGAAACTACGGCAACTGGTGACCCGTAACGCACAGGACCAGCAGGAGTTGCACCTTTTCATGCTCTCTGGTCTCCCGAATGCAGTGTTTGACCTCACGGACCTGGAAGTGCTGAAGCTGGAGCTGATTCCTGAGGTGAGGTTCTCTGCAAAGGTCTCCCAAATGACGAGCCTGCAGGAGCTGCATCTCTGCCACTGCCCAGCCAAAGTCGAGCAGACTGGTTTTGCTTTCCTCCGGGACCATCTTCGCTGCCTTCATGTCAAGTTCACTGATGTCGCTGAGATCCCAACATGGGTGTATTTGCTGAGGAGTTTAAGGGAGCTTAATCTCATCGGCAACTTGAGctcagaaaataataaaatgatcGGCCTGGAGTCCATGCGAGATTTGAGACATTTGAAGACATTATGCTTGAAGAGTAATCTCACAAAAATGCCCACGAACATCACAGAGCTGTCACCACATCTGATTAAGCTAGTGGTGCACAATGATGGTACGAAGCTGCTGGTACTGAATAGtctgaaaaaaatgataaatctTATTGAACTGGAGCTGTACAGCTGCGAACTGGAGAGGATTCCCCACGCTATTTTCAGCTTGACCAATTTACAGGAGCTTGACCTGAAATCGAACAACATCCGAACCATAGAGGAGATCATCAGCTTCCAGCACCTCAAGAGGCTGACGTGCCTCAAACTGTGGCACAACAAAATCATCACCATCCCATCCTCCATCGGCCAGGTCAAGTCTCTGGagtctctccacctctctcacaaTAAACTCGAGTCCCTGCCTCCAGCCTTGTTCACTCTACCCAAACTGCGGCACTTGGACGTGGGCCACAACTCCATCTCGGTGCTCCCTCCAGATGTTGGTCTCCTCCACAACCTCCAGCACTTAGCCATCAACTCCAACAAGCTGGAGGTGCTGCCCAAGCCCTTGTTCAGATGCACCAAGCTCAAGGTGCTGTGTCTGGGGAACAATGCGCTCACCGCGCTGCCGGAGACCGTGGGTCAACTGGTGCAGCTCACTCAGCTGGAGCTGAAAGGAAACTGTCTGGACAGAGTGCCCGTCCAGCTGGGAAACTGCCGCATGCTGCGCAGAACTGGCCTGGTTGTGGAGGATCATCTCTTTGACGCACTGCCTGTGGAAATTAAGGAGAGTATCAGCCAAGAGAGCAACGCACCCTTTACAAGTGGCTTATAG
- the lrrc8da gene encoding volume-regulated anion channel subunit LRRC8D isoform X2 — protein sequence MMFTLTEVASLNDIQPTYRILKPWWDVFMDYLGLVMLMLAIFAMTMQITKDQVACLPCLEDTDEASGTTSHPFTQQTTQAAAAATGAPAASSTPLVTKDLPDEVVTEITHQHTSVVAEKYANQPQPTGVRTNLDYQQYIFINQICYHVALPWYSKYFPYLTLIHTLVLMVSSNFWFKYPKTSSKIEHFVSILGRCFESPWTTKALSETACEDSEENKQRLTGTSSAPKQVSLEGKDEGANANSSTPMLGVKFSADKPITEVPSSMTILDKKDGEQAKALFEKVRKFRAHVEDSDFIYKLYVAQTIVKTVKFILILSYTSTFLAKINFKHSCEPDIKQLTGYRTFFCTHNMAFMLNKLLISYMALILIYGMACLYSLFWVFRRPLKEYSFEKVREESSFSDIPDVKNDFAFLLHMVDQYDQLYSKRFGVFLSEVSENKLREISLNHEWTFEKLRQLVTRNAQDQQELHLFMLSGLPNAVFDLTDLEVLKLELIPEVRFSAKVSQMTSLQELHLCHCPAKVEQTGFAFLRDHLRCLHVKFTDVAEIPTWVYLLRSLRELNLIGNLSSENNKMIGLESMRDLRHLKTLCLKSNLTKMPTNITELSPHLIKLVVHNDGTKLLVLNSLKKMINLIELELYSCELERIPHAIFSLTNLQELDLKSNNIRTIEEIISFQHLKRLTCLKLWHNKIITIPSSIGQVKSLESLHLSHNKLESLPPALFTLPKLRHLDVGHNSISVLPPDVGLLHNLQHLAINSNKLEVLPKPLFRCTKLKVLCLGNNALTALPETVGQLVQLTQLELKGNCLDRVPVQLGNCRMLRRTGLVVEDHLFDALPVEIKESISQESNAPFTSGL from the coding sequence TGATGTTCACACTCACGGAGGTTGCGTCGTTGAACGACATCCAGCCGACGTACCGCATCCTAAAGCCATGGTGGGACGTCTTCATGGACTACCTGGGGCTGGTCATGCTCATGCTGGCCATATTTGCCATGACCATGCAGATCACAAAGGACCAGGTGGCCTGCCTTCCATGTCTGGAGGACACAGATGAGGCCTCGGGAACCACGTCTCACCCGTTCACGCAGCAGACaacacaggcagcagcagcagccaccggGGCCCCTGCGGCGTCCTCCACCCCCCTGGTTACTAAGGACTTACCGGATGAAGTTGTGACAGAGatcacacaccaacacacatctGTGGTGGCAGAGAAATACGCCAATCAACCTCAACCAACAGGGGTCAGGACCAACCTGGACTATCAGCAGTATATCTTCATCAACCAAATATGTTACCATGTTGCCTTGCCCTGGTATTCCAAGTACTTCCCATACCTCACCCTCATCCACACTCTCGTTCTCATGGTCAGTAGCAATTTCTGGTTCAAATACCCCAAAACGAGCTCAAAGATTGAGCATTTCGTCTCTATCCTTGGTAGATGCTTTGAGTCTCCCTGGACTACGAAGGCTTTGTCTGAAACCGCTTGTGAGGACTCGGAAGAGAATAAACAGAGGTTGACTGGCACCTCCTCGGCACCAAAGCAGGTATCTCTAGAGGGGAAAGATGAAGGCGCAAATGCCAATTCATCCACACCCATGCTTGGGGTGAAGTTCTCTGCAGACAAGCCCATCACAGAGGTCCCAAGTAGCATGACAATCCTTGACAAAAAAGACGGGGAGCAGGCCAAAGCCTTGTTTGAGAAAGTAAGGAAATTCCGAGCCCATGTGGAGGACAGTGATTTCATCTACAAGCTCTATGTAGCGCAGACCATAGTCAAAACTGTCaagtttattttgattttgtcCTACACTTCCACTTTTTTGGCAAAAATAAATTTTAAGCACAGTTGTGAGCCTGATATTAAACAGTTAACAGGATACAGAACGTTCTTCTGTACGCACAACATGGCATTCATGCTAAACAAGCTGCTCATTAGCTACAtggctttgattttgatttaCGGGATGGCGTGCTTGTACTCTCTCTTCTGGGTGTTTCGACGTCCACTGAAAGAGTACTCATTTGAGAAGGTCCGGGAAGAGAGCAGCTTTAGTGACATTCCTGATGTCAAAAATGACTTTGCATTCCTTTTACACATGGTTGACCAATATGACCAACTCTACTCCAAACGCTTTGGTGTCTTCTTGTCCGAGGTCAGTGAAAACAAGCTGAGGGAGATCAGCCTCAATCACGAGTGGACCTTTGAGAAACTACGGCAACTGGTGACCCGTAACGCACAGGACCAGCAGGAGTTGCACCTTTTCATGCTCTCTGGTCTCCCGAATGCAGTGTTTGACCTCACGGACCTGGAAGTGCTGAAGCTGGAGCTGATTCCTGAGGTGAGGTTCTCTGCAAAGGTCTCCCAAATGACGAGCCTGCAGGAGCTGCATCTCTGCCACTGCCCAGCCAAAGTCGAGCAGACTGGTTTTGCTTTCCTCCGGGACCATCTTCGCTGCCTTCATGTCAAGTTCACTGATGTCGCTGAGATCCCAACATGGGTGTATTTGCTGAGGAGTTTAAGGGAGCTTAATCTCATCGGCAACTTGAGctcagaaaataataaaatgatcGGCCTGGAGTCCATGCGAGATTTGAGACATTTGAAGACATTATGCTTGAAGAGTAATCTCACAAAAATGCCCACGAACATCACAGAGCTGTCACCACATCTGATTAAGCTAGTGGTGCACAATGATGGTACGAAGCTGCTGGTACTGAATAGtctgaaaaaaatgataaatctTATTGAACTGGAGCTGTACAGCTGCGAACTGGAGAGGATTCCCCACGCTATTTTCAGCTTGACCAATTTACAGGAGCTTGACCTGAAATCGAACAACATCCGAACCATAGAGGAGATCATCAGCTTCCAGCACCTCAAGAGGCTGACGTGCCTCAAACTGTGGCACAACAAAATCATCACCATCCCATCCTCCATCGGCCAGGTCAAGTCTCTGGagtctctccacctctctcacaaTAAACTCGAGTCCCTGCCTCCAGCCTTGTTCACTCTACCCAAACTGCGGCACTTGGACGTGGGCCACAACTCCATCTCGGTGCTCCCTCCAGATGTTGGTCTCCTCCACAACCTCCAGCACTTAGCCATCAACTCCAACAAGCTGGAGGTGCTGCCCAAGCCCTTGTTCAGATGCACCAAGCTCAAGGTGCTGTGTCTGGGGAACAATGCGCTCACCGCGCTGCCGGAGACCGTGGGTCAACTGGTGCAGCTCACTCAGCTGGAGCTGAAAGGAAACTGTCTGGACAGAGTGCCCGTCCAGCTGGGAAACTGCCGCATGCTGCGCAGAACTGGCCTGGTTGTGGAGGATCATCTCTTTGACGCACTGCCTGTGGAAATTAAGGAGAGTATCAGCCAAGAGAGCAACGCACCCTTTACAAGTGGCTTATAG
- the LOC115572581 gene encoding uncharacterized protein LOC115572581 isoform X2 has product MNRQNNVPFKPAMIPRGAAPVYRQQQPASIAFSVNHVPRGFREAMQHISMMTADKSKPSDMAAKTPSAPKGDEDDDSQEQSTSSPHRSELSPYDCVSSESEQEMTQNHVQNRDTPEQDNKLGRTHLSPSKGCLNKGRWDVPYSERGSRPRDRHDIRHDIRHDISPDTRPTESQGFSPGNRLPEQQAYSPDTESLDQPRYSSISRPLDHRVCSPDRFIHGSSTQRFPASYGAQRTNGEERITIPEYRREVSPTRLKEQQMTTTGRSSPPRLQRDYQHQSGYQETGLDQISPATEVTRNKNIIMDKSPIVCDLCDVELSNGQELQHHLEGKTHWDTLEHIQQENNYDDLAIAFLQEVMLYKSRQCSRAIEDSVLQALQENDYMTKIEIFHCAACGVFLSTSASSVHTHITSREHLSNTKEFEVQQRRACLNKAETMMKELKPQFEHFLQGGSPFE; this is encoded by the exons ATGAACCGTCAGAATAATGTTCCGTTCAAACCTGCGATGATACCTAGAGGTGCAGCTCCAGTGTATAGACAGCAGCAGCCTGCCAG TATCGCGTTTTCTGTCAACCATGTACCCCGAGGCTTCAGAGAAGCAATGCAACACATCTCAATGATGACAGCAGACAAGTCCAAGCCATCTGACATGGCTGCGAAGACCCCATCAGCCCCAAAAG GAGATGAAGACGACGACTCACAGGAACAAAGCACAAGCAGTCCACACAG GTCGGAGCTTTCTCCTTATGATTGTGTCTCGTCAGAGTCTGAGCAAGAGATGACACAGAACCATGTCCAGAACCGCGACACACCCGAACAAGATAACAAGCTGGGACGCACGCATTTGTCTCCAAGTAAAGGCTGCTTGAACAAAGGCCGCTGGGACGTACCCTACTCTGAGCGGGGGAGCCGACCCCGCGACAGGCATGACATTAGGCATGACATTAGGCATGACATTAGTCCTGACACCAGACCTACCGAGAGCCAAGGTTTCAGTCCAGGGAATAGACTACCTGAACAACAAGCTTATAGCCCGGACACTGAATCACTTGACCAACCACGTTATAGCTCCATAAGCAGACCTCTGGACCACAGGGTCTGCAGCCCTGACAGGTTTATTCACGGCTCCTCCACTCAAAGGTTTCCTGCATCTTATGGAGCACAGAGGACCAACGGGGAGGAGAGGATAACGATCCCAGAATACAGAAGAGAGGTGTCACCAACAAGATTGAAAGAACAAcag aTGACCACTACAGGTAGATCATCTCCACCCAGGTTGCAGCGGGACTATCAACATCAGTCGGGATATCAGGAAACAG gACTGGACCAAATATCACCTGCCACTGAGGtgacaagaaacaaaaatataataatggACAA GAGCCCCATCGTCTGTGACCTTTGTGATGTTGAGTTATCCAATGGTcaggagctgcagcatcacCTGGAGGGCAAGACTCACTGGGACACCCTGGAGCACATCCAACAGGAGAATAATTATGATGATCTGGCTATAGCCTTCCTACAG gAGGTCATGCTGTATAAAAGCCGTCAGTGTAGCCGAGCCATAGAGGATAGTGTTCTTCAAG CTCTTCAGGAAAATGACTACATGACAAAGATTGAAATTTTCCACTGCGCGGCTTGTGGTGTCTTCTTATCCACATCTGCATCCTCAGTGCATACTCACATTACGTCTCGAGAGCACCTCTCCAACACAAAG GAGTTTGAAGTGCAGCAGAGACGTGCCTGCCTCAATAAAGCAGAAACCATGATGAAGGAGCTGAAACCTCAGTTTGAACACTTCCTGCAG GGTGGCAGCCCATTTGAATGA
- the LOC115572581 gene encoding uncharacterized protein LOC115572581 isoform X3, whose protein sequence is MNRQNNVPFKPAMIPRGAAPVYRQQQPASIAFSVNHVPRGFREAMQHISMMTADKSKPSDMAAKTPSAPKVQTAVKWKSSFKTLGDEDDDSQEQSTSSPHRSELSPYDCVSSESEQEMTQNHVQNRDTPEQDNKLGRTHLSPSKGCLNKGRWDVPYSERGSRPRDRHDIRHDIRHDISPDTRPTESQGFSPGNRLPEQQAYSPDTESLDQPRYSSISRPLDHRVCSPDRFIHGSSTQRFPASYGAQRTNGEERITIPEYRREVSPTRLKEQQMTTTGRSSPPRLQRDYQHQSGYQETGLDQISPATEVTRNKNIIMDKSPIVCDLCDVELSNGQELQHHLEGKTHWDTLEHIQQENNYDDLAIAFLQEVMLYKSRQCSRAIEDSVLQALQENDYMTKIEIFHCAACGVFLSTSASSVHTHITSREHLSNTKKE, encoded by the exons ATGAACCGTCAGAATAATGTTCCGTTCAAACCTGCGATGATACCTAGAGGTGCAGCTCCAGTGTATAGACAGCAGCAGCCTGCCAG TATCGCGTTTTCTGTCAACCATGTACCCCGAGGCTTCAGAGAAGCAATGCAACACATCTCAATGATGACAGCAGACAAGTCCAAGCCATCTGACATGGCTGCGAAGACCCCATCAGCCCCAAAAG TGCAAACTGCTGTTAAATGGAAGTCTTCCTTCAAAACATTAGGAGATGAAGACGACGACTCACAGGAACAAAGCACAAGCAGTCCACACAG GTCGGAGCTTTCTCCTTATGATTGTGTCTCGTCAGAGTCTGAGCAAGAGATGACACAGAACCATGTCCAGAACCGCGACACACCCGAACAAGATAACAAGCTGGGACGCACGCATTTGTCTCCAAGTAAAGGCTGCTTGAACAAAGGCCGCTGGGACGTACCCTACTCTGAGCGGGGGAGCCGACCCCGCGACAGGCATGACATTAGGCATGACATTAGGCATGACATTAGTCCTGACACCAGACCTACCGAGAGCCAAGGTTTCAGTCCAGGGAATAGACTACCTGAACAACAAGCTTATAGCCCGGACACTGAATCACTTGACCAACCACGTTATAGCTCCATAAGCAGACCTCTGGACCACAGGGTCTGCAGCCCTGACAGGTTTATTCACGGCTCCTCCACTCAAAGGTTTCCTGCATCTTATGGAGCACAGAGGACCAACGGGGAGGAGAGGATAACGATCCCAGAATACAGAAGAGAGGTGTCACCAACAAGATTGAAAGAACAAcag aTGACCACTACAGGTAGATCATCTCCACCCAGGTTGCAGCGGGACTATCAACATCAGTCGGGATATCAGGAAACAG gACTGGACCAAATATCACCTGCCACTGAGGtgacaagaaacaaaaatataataatggACAA GAGCCCCATCGTCTGTGACCTTTGTGATGTTGAGTTATCCAATGGTcaggagctgcagcatcacCTGGAGGGCAAGACTCACTGGGACACCCTGGAGCACATCCAACAGGAGAATAATTATGATGATCTGGCTATAGCCTTCCTACAG gAGGTCATGCTGTATAAAAGCCGTCAGTGTAGCCGAGCCATAGAGGATAGTGTTCTTCAAG CTCTTCAGGAAAATGACTACATGACAAAGATTGAAATTTTCCACTGCGCGGCTTGTGGTGTCTTCTTATCCACATCTGCATCCTCAGTGCATACTCACATTACGTCTCGAGAGCACCTCTCCAACACAAAG AAGGAATGA
- the LOC115572581 gene encoding uncharacterized protein LOC115572581 isoform X4, whose protein sequence is MNRQNNVPFKPAMIPRGAAPVYRQQQPASIAFSVNHVPRGFREAMQHISMMTADKSKPSDMAAKTPSAPKVQTAVKWKSSFKTLGDEDDDSQEQSTSSPHRSELSPYDCVSSESEQEMTQNHVQNRDTPEQDNKLGRTHLSPSKGCLNKGRWDVPYSERGSRPRDRHDIRHDIRHDISPDTRPTESQGFSPGNRLPEQQAYSPDTESLDQPRYSSISRPLDHRVCSPDRFIHGSSTQRFPASYGAQRTNGEERITIPEYRREVSPTRLKEQQMTTTGRSSPPRLQRDYQHQSGYQETGLDQISPATEVTRNKNIIMDKSPIVCDLCDVELSNGQELQHHLEGKTHWDTLEHIQQENNYDDLAIAFLQEVMLYKSRQCSRAIEDSVLQALQENDYMTKIEIFHCAACGVFLSTSASSVHTHITSREHLSNTKE, encoded by the exons ATGAACCGTCAGAATAATGTTCCGTTCAAACCTGCGATGATACCTAGAGGTGCAGCTCCAGTGTATAGACAGCAGCAGCCTGCCAG TATCGCGTTTTCTGTCAACCATGTACCCCGAGGCTTCAGAGAAGCAATGCAACACATCTCAATGATGACAGCAGACAAGTCCAAGCCATCTGACATGGCTGCGAAGACCCCATCAGCCCCAAAAG TGCAAACTGCTGTTAAATGGAAGTCTTCCTTCAAAACATTAGGAGATGAAGACGACGACTCACAGGAACAAAGCACAAGCAGTCCACACAG GTCGGAGCTTTCTCCTTATGATTGTGTCTCGTCAGAGTCTGAGCAAGAGATGACACAGAACCATGTCCAGAACCGCGACACACCCGAACAAGATAACAAGCTGGGACGCACGCATTTGTCTCCAAGTAAAGGCTGCTTGAACAAAGGCCGCTGGGACGTACCCTACTCTGAGCGGGGGAGCCGACCCCGCGACAGGCATGACATTAGGCATGACATTAGGCATGACATTAGTCCTGACACCAGACCTACCGAGAGCCAAGGTTTCAGTCCAGGGAATAGACTACCTGAACAACAAGCTTATAGCCCGGACACTGAATCACTTGACCAACCACGTTATAGCTCCATAAGCAGACCTCTGGACCACAGGGTCTGCAGCCCTGACAGGTTTATTCACGGCTCCTCCACTCAAAGGTTTCCTGCATCTTATGGAGCACAGAGGACCAACGGGGAGGAGAGGATAACGATCCCAGAATACAGAAGAGAGGTGTCACCAACAAGATTGAAAGAACAAcag aTGACCACTACAGGTAGATCATCTCCACCCAGGTTGCAGCGGGACTATCAACATCAGTCGGGATATCAGGAAACAG gACTGGACCAAATATCACCTGCCACTGAGGtgacaagaaacaaaaatataataatggACAA GAGCCCCATCGTCTGTGACCTTTGTGATGTTGAGTTATCCAATGGTcaggagctgcagcatcacCTGGAGGGCAAGACTCACTGGGACACCCTGGAGCACATCCAACAGGAGAATAATTATGATGATCTGGCTATAGCCTTCCTACAG gAGGTCATGCTGTATAAAAGCCGTCAGTGTAGCCGAGCCATAGAGGATAGTGTTCTTCAAG CTCTTCAGGAAAATGACTACATGACAAAGATTGAAATTTTCCACTGCGCGGCTTGTGGTGTCTTCTTATCCACATCTGCATCCTCAGTGCATACTCACATTACGTCTCGAGAGCACCTCTCCAACACAAAG GAATGA
- the LOC115572581 gene encoding uncharacterized protein LOC115572581 isoform X1 translates to MNRQNNVPFKPAMIPRGAAPVYRQQQPASIAFSVNHVPRGFREAMQHISMMTADKSKPSDMAAKTPSAPKVQTAVKWKSSFKTLGDEDDDSQEQSTSSPHRSELSPYDCVSSESEQEMTQNHVQNRDTPEQDNKLGRTHLSPSKGCLNKGRWDVPYSERGSRPRDRHDIRHDIRHDISPDTRPTESQGFSPGNRLPEQQAYSPDTESLDQPRYSSISRPLDHRVCSPDRFIHGSSTQRFPASYGAQRTNGEERITIPEYRREVSPTRLKEQQMTTTGRSSPPRLQRDYQHQSGYQETGLDQISPATEVTRNKNIIMDKSPIVCDLCDVELSNGQELQHHLEGKTHWDTLEHIQQENNYDDLAIAFLQEVMLYKSRQCSRAIEDSVLQALQENDYMTKIEIFHCAACGVFLSTSASSVHTHITSREHLSNTKEFEVQQRRACLNKAETMMKELKPQFEHFLQGGSPFE, encoded by the exons ATGAACCGTCAGAATAATGTTCCGTTCAAACCTGCGATGATACCTAGAGGTGCAGCTCCAGTGTATAGACAGCAGCAGCCTGCCAG TATCGCGTTTTCTGTCAACCATGTACCCCGAGGCTTCAGAGAAGCAATGCAACACATCTCAATGATGACAGCAGACAAGTCCAAGCCATCTGACATGGCTGCGAAGACCCCATCAGCCCCAAAAG TGCAAACTGCTGTTAAATGGAAGTCTTCCTTCAAAACATTAGGAGATGAAGACGACGACTCACAGGAACAAAGCACAAGCAGTCCACACAG GTCGGAGCTTTCTCCTTATGATTGTGTCTCGTCAGAGTCTGAGCAAGAGATGACACAGAACCATGTCCAGAACCGCGACACACCCGAACAAGATAACAAGCTGGGACGCACGCATTTGTCTCCAAGTAAAGGCTGCTTGAACAAAGGCCGCTGGGACGTACCCTACTCTGAGCGGGGGAGCCGACCCCGCGACAGGCATGACATTAGGCATGACATTAGGCATGACATTAGTCCTGACACCAGACCTACCGAGAGCCAAGGTTTCAGTCCAGGGAATAGACTACCTGAACAACAAGCTTATAGCCCGGACACTGAATCACTTGACCAACCACGTTATAGCTCCATAAGCAGACCTCTGGACCACAGGGTCTGCAGCCCTGACAGGTTTATTCACGGCTCCTCCACTCAAAGGTTTCCTGCATCTTATGGAGCACAGAGGACCAACGGGGAGGAGAGGATAACGATCCCAGAATACAGAAGAGAGGTGTCACCAACAAGATTGAAAGAACAAcag aTGACCACTACAGGTAGATCATCTCCACCCAGGTTGCAGCGGGACTATCAACATCAGTCGGGATATCAGGAAACAG gACTGGACCAAATATCACCTGCCACTGAGGtgacaagaaacaaaaatataataatggACAA GAGCCCCATCGTCTGTGACCTTTGTGATGTTGAGTTATCCAATGGTcaggagctgcagcatcacCTGGAGGGCAAGACTCACTGGGACACCCTGGAGCACATCCAACAGGAGAATAATTATGATGATCTGGCTATAGCCTTCCTACAG gAGGTCATGCTGTATAAAAGCCGTCAGTGTAGCCGAGCCATAGAGGATAGTGTTCTTCAAG CTCTTCAGGAAAATGACTACATGACAAAGATTGAAATTTTCCACTGCGCGGCTTGTGGTGTCTTCTTATCCACATCTGCATCCTCAGTGCATACTCACATTACGTCTCGAGAGCACCTCTCCAACACAAAG GAGTTTGAAGTGCAGCAGAGACGTGCCTGCCTCAATAAAGCAGAAACCATGATGAAGGAGCTGAAACCTCAGTTTGAACACTTCCTGCAG GGTGGCAGCCCATTTGAATGA